Within the Pirellulales bacterium genome, the region GCCGCGATCGTGCCACGTGTTGCTGCTGTCGATCGATGCGCCTCGGCCACTTGTTTCCCCCATCAGCAGTGTCTTTGACAGGCCGTCGACAATCGCTTGCGGCATAATCCGCTGTGCCTCGAGCGCCGGGGCGACGATCTCGTTCAGTACGCCGTCGTTGATCGGGTAGCAAAAACCGGACGGATTCTTCGTGGTGTTCGCAGTGTACGCAGGCCCCTTGACGCCGTTGTAATCGGTGCAGGCCAGGCTGCCGCCGTTGGCCAGCGTCACACCGGCAGAGTTCGGCGGATAGAGGATGATCCGATTCGCGACCGGATCGCGCGTCGTTTGCACGATGCTCACGCTCGGGCAAAGCAACGCGGGAATCACGATTTCGCCCGCCGGCTGATTGATGGAGGAATGCACATCCTGCGTGAGATTGAACAGTTGCAGCGTGTTTTTCTCTTCCATGTAGGGAAGCAGATACACCATGAACGAAAATTTGTGTTCGCCGGCCGCGGGCGTCGATTGGCCTGGCGGAAAGGTGCGCTGGCCGGACAAGAAGTTTTGATGAGCCAAGCCGAGCTGCCGCATATTGTTGGCGCACGCAGTTCGCCGGGCCGCCTCGCGAGCGGCCTGCACCGCGGGCAAGAGCAGCGCAATCAGGATGCCGATGATGGCAATCACCACCAGCAATTCGACGAGAGTAAATGCCTTCCGCCCTCGCTTCATGCAATGATCCCAAGCTTTCTGCATCATGCTTTCTCCGACGGTCCGCGCTCGTCGCAATTGCCGCTCGCCCCGTTTCGCAAGATCAGCAACGGCTGATAGCGAGGCGGCGTCTCATCGCCAGCGCCATGAGTGCGATCGATCCCAAACCGGCCAGCAACAAGCTCGACGGTTCGGGAACCTCCGCCACTCCGCCGTTCGATCCGCCCGCAGGCAAAAATGCAGCGCCTGCAACGACCGCTGGACTGGAGCTCGAGCCAATCGCACTGCTATCGGCCGCCAGCAGACTTGCGCTGTCGTCGGCCGGGGACGTGAAACTGGCGTTCGATAAATCTGTCGTCGCAGGAAGCAACGCCAACAAACGGCTCTCCATCAAACTCGCATTGAGCCCCGGGTTCATAGATGCGAGGCGCTCGATGGCCGCGATACGGCTTTCCAACGCCTGTCCGGTGGCGGCGGTGATCGATTCGGCAGCGATTGCGGATTGAATCGCGGCAAACGGATCGCTGGCGGACACGGCCACCTGGGGCGCCGCCGTGTCGCCGGCGATATTGCTGCTCGGCATTGCGGCATTGCTGGCGACGGCCGCGGACGGGTTGCCGCCGGTCAACACCGCTCCTTGGCCGGGGGAGCCGGAAGGAAGAATCGTGAGCGATGCCCCGGCGTCGATCGCCAGCGAGTTTTGCAGGATTTGCGTGGCACTCAGCGTTGCGCCGCTGCCGACCACCGTGTCGCCGCCATAGGTGGTCGCGCCGCCGGAGGTCGCCGCCGTGCCGCTGACGGTGCCGACCGTTTGATTGATGCCGGTTACGGAGAGCCCGCCGCCGGAGGCGATCGAACCGTTGTTGATGATGTTGGCCGAGTTGCCGCCGCCGGAGAGCGCCGACATGGTTCCTGCCAACTGGAGCGTCGCCGGTGCGGCAATTGTGACCGTGACCGCGGTGCCGACGGTGGCGGCGGTGGTGGTCGTATTGTTGAACTGCAGGGTTCCGGAGTTGACCGCGATGTCTCCGTTGTTGAGCGTCGAGGCCCCGTTGACGACGACCGTGCCGGCGGGGGTGCCGGCGGCGCCGACATTCAGGGCGCCGGTGTTGTTGAAGGTGGCGGCAATCAGCGTGGCGCCCGAGCCGATCAAAAGATTCGTCGTTCCGGGAGTGCCGCCTTGGGTTGCAGTCTCAGTCGTGGTCAGGCTGCTGACGCTCTGGCCATTGGCCAGGCTGACGATCGGACTGGGGCCATTCACGGACGAGATCGCCAGCGGACCGGTTCCGATCGTGCCGATACCGCTGGCGACAACCGAGCCGTTGCTGACAGTCGTAGTGCCGGAGTAGCTGTTGGGGCCGGTGAGATTCAGCGTGCCGGCGCCGGAGTAGTTGAATCCGCCATTGCCGGTCATTGAGCCGGCAAAGGATGTTGTGGCGGACTGCGTGTCGGAGAGCGTAACACCGGAAATGAAATTGATGGTCACCGCACCTGCCCCGCCGCCGCTCAGGCTGGTGACGGCTTGGCTGCCGCCGAGGTTCAAGACCGACGTGGTTCCGCTGGCGGCGCTAATGGCGAGCGGGCCGGCGCTGCTGCCGAGCGATGAGCCGCTCTCGACCGTAAGTGTTCCGCCGGTGATTGTCGTGCCGGCGCTGTAGGTGTTGGTTCCATACAAATCCCAAGTGCCAGGGCCGCTCTTGACCAGCGACGTGAGGTCGCTTCCCGGCTGGGCGCCGCCGCTGTCGCTGATGATGGGGTAGAAGGCGTTCGCACCCGTGTTGGTTCCGGTGAGAGTCAGGGTTGCCGTGGCGCTCGTGCTGCTGAAGGCGATCGCGTTGGCAGAACCGCTGCCAAAGCCGTTCCATGTAACCGCATCGGCGGCCAAGGAGCCCGAGGCATCGAGCGTGGCGCCGAGCGGGCCGACCGTGAACAATCGATTGGTCGTTGCGATGGTGGTGCCTACGTATTGCAGCGTGCCGCCGTTGATGACCAGATTGGCGGCCGCGTCGGTCGAACTTCCGATTCCGCTGGCCGTACCCCCGTTGGCGAGCGAAGCGACACCGAGTATGCCAGCGTTGATCGTCGCCACGCCGCTGTCGGTAACCGGATTCGCAATGTCGACCGTGTCGTCGCCGTTCTTCGTGAATGTGCCATTATCCGATGGGTTGCCGATCGTGCCGGAGAGCGTGATATTCCCGCCACCGCCGACGGCGATGTTGCTCTTGGTGGTTCCGCCGTTGATGGCGCCGCGGTAGGAAACAGCGGTCGCGCTACTGTTGATCAAGTTGCCATAGTTGCTGGCGCCGCTGCCGGCAAGCGTAAGCGGGATCGTGCCGGGCAAGGTGATCCCGTTCAGATCCAAGGTTGCACCCGAACTGACGGTGATGCTGCTCGTGGTTCCGAGCGAAGCGGCGTTGCCCAACTGCAAAGTGCCGGCGCTAACGGTCGTGGCTCCGGAATAACTATTTGCGTCGTCGAGGGTAACTTCGCCGGCGCCGACCTTCGTCAATGTGCCGGTGTCGCTCGAATTGCCGATCGCGCCCACAAGCGTGATATTGCCGGCGCCGCCGAGCGAGAAGCTGTTGTTGCCGGTGGCGTTGATCGTGCCGGCAAACGAGGCGGCCGCACCGGCGTTGCTGTTGATCAAGGCGCCGCCGCTGCTGATTCCGGTGCCGGCGACCAAGAGGTTGGGATTTCCGGCAACCGAGAAGCCGTTCAAATCGAGCACGGCATTGCTCGCCACAGTGATCGTCGAGTTTTGGCCGAGGGCGCTTGCGTTTCCGAGTTGGAGTGTGCCGGAGTTGACCGTCGTGGTCCCGGAATAGCTGTTGCTGCCCGACAGATTGACGGTCCCGGTTCCGACGACCGAGAGAGCGCCGCTTTGGATGATCCCGGTGAGGTCGATGTTCCCCGCGCCACCGATCGCGATCGTGCCTGTGGAAGACATATTGCCCGGAAAAGTTGCCGTGCCGGCGGTGTTGCTGTTGGTGAGCGCGCCGATTGTGGGAGCCACGCCGTTTCCCGAGATCGTCAGGTAGAGCGACGGTGTGCTGTTGATGCTCTGGCCGTCGAGATCCAACGTGCCGCCGCCGGCGACGGTGAGGTTGGTGCTGTTGCCGAGGGCCGAGCCGCTGGCCAATTGCAGCGTGCCGCCGTTGACCGTGGTGGCGCCGCTATAGCTGTCGGCTTTACTCAAGGTTTGCGTGCCGGAGAACGAGTTGGCCAAGGTCAGCGAAAGCTGGCCGCCGCCGTCGGCAAGCACGCCGGCAAAGTTATTGACGCCGCTGCCGGTCAGCGTGAGCGTGGCGCTCGAGCCGGTCGTGGGGTCCGCGGCTTCGACGGTCGGTTTGCCGGTTGTGGAGCTGGGCGTCGACAAGCCGGCGATCGTCGTGCTGACGCCGTTGAGATCGAGCGTGGCGGCATTGCCCGAGTCGTTGCCGCCGAAGACGATCGTGGCCGAGTTGGGGATGGCGGTCCCGGTCGTGCCTCCGGCAAGCTCGAGTTGGCCTTCAATCAGGTAGACATTTCCGCTGAAAGTGTTTGAGCCCGAGCCGGCGCTGCCGATGACGAGCGTTCCCTGTCCCGATTTCGTCAGCGAGATCGACGTGCTGCCGTTGTCGACGATCGTCGAGGAAATGACGATCGGCGTGGTTGGATTATTCTGGATGACGATCAAATCCGAGCCGTTGCCGCTGGTGAGATTGCCGCCGGAAATTGTCGCGGTGTTGGCCGCTACCGCGGAGGTGACCAGAAGACCGCCGGTGGTGATAACGTTTGTCTTGCCGGCGGTGTCGCTGAGCGTGATCGAAGTGGAAGCGGTCAAGCTGTTGAATTGCAAGCTATTGGTGGTCGCATCGGGGGCGGGAGTGTCGTTGGTGGTTGTGGTGGTGTTGTTGCCGGCGGCCCAGGTGTCGCTTGTGAAGGTGGTCAGTGCCACGACATTGTTGCCCGAGAGCGTGGCCCAACTGGAGCCGCTGGCCGTGGCCCAGCCGCCGATGATGCCTCCCACAAGCGGCGGAGCCGAGCCGAATGCGATGCTGCCGGTCGTGGGAAGTGAGAAGTGGATGGTGCCACCGACGCTGCGGGCGATCGTGCCGCTGGCGATCGTCAGGTTCGTCGTGCCGGTTCCGCTGGAGACTGCTTGGACCGACGAAGCGCCCGCGTCGACGGCCAAGCTAGCGACGGTTTGACTCGTCGTGGCAGACGAGGCGCCGTTGACCGAGAACGAGCCGCCGCCGAGCACCAAGGACGAGGCGCCGGCAATGATGTTCGTGGCCGGTGCGCCGACGGCTGTGAAATCCAGTTCGAGCGTTCCGCCATTGACGGTCGTCCCGCCGCTGTAGGTATTCGCCCCGGTAAGGGCCCAGGCGCCTTTGCCGGATTTCACCAGCGACGTGATGTTTGCACCGGCGCCGGGATTGCCGATGCTCGGAGCAAACACGTTTTCATCCGTGCTGGAACCGGTGAGCGTGAGCGTGGCGGGCGCGTTGCTTGACGCGAAGGCGACTGCGTTGGCGCTGCCCGTGCCGTTGCCGGTCCAGGTGATCGAGTCGCCGCTCGCGCCCGAGGCATCGAGCGTCGCCCCAGCAGCCCCGATCGTAAACAGGCGGTCGGTGGAAGTGGCTGCGGCGGGGGTGGCTTGATTCGAATATTGCAGCGAGCCGCCGTTAATGACCAGGTTTGTGGC harbors:
- a CDS encoding DUF1559 domain-containing protein, with the translated sequence MQKAWDHCMKRGRKAFTLVELLVVIAIIGILIALLLPAVQAAREAARRTACANNMRQLGLAHQNFLSGQRTFPPGQSTPAAGEHKFSFMVYLLPYMEEKNTLQLFNLTQDVHSSINQPAGEIVIPALLCPSVSIVQTTRDPVANRIILYPPNSAGVTLANGGSLACTDYNGVKGPAYTANTTKNPSGFCYPINDGVLNEIVAPALEAQRIMPQAIVDGLSKTLLMGETSGRGASIDSSNTWHDRGAWAEGAGLLAVNEPINYLNQSDMLTGGTETTEYVAGGRQLFSPHIGGATVLLCDASVHFIADIVEVQVLEALASRDGYETTPADVIK